A window from Chroicocephalus ridibundus chromosome 11, bChrRid1.1, whole genome shotgun sequence encodes these proteins:
- the NKX2-5 gene encoding homeobox protein Nkx-2.5: MFPSPVTTTPFSVKDILNLEQHQSGLASMELSSLSSPSCMLATFKQEAYSAEPPALPDLREELPEAHPAKTPAAFPSSYYVKSYVEMDSAKDAKADKKELCSLHKSLEQEKRDLEDPERPRQRKRRKPRVLFSQAQVYELERRFKQQKYLSAPERDHLANVLKLTSTQVKIWFQNRRYKCKRQRQDQTLEMVGIPPPRRIAVPVLVRDGKPCLGESSPYSSPYNVSINPYSYNAYPAYTNYNSPACNANYNCNYPSMQTMQPSAAGNNFMNFSVGDLNSVQTPIPQGNAGISTLHGIRAW, translated from the exons ATGTTTCCTAGCCCTGTGACAACGACACCCTTCTCGGTCAAGGATATTTTGAACTTGGAACAGCATCAGAGTGGCCTGGCCTCCATGGAGCTCTCCTCGCTGTCCTCCCCCTCCTGCATGCTGGCCACCTTCAAGCAGGAGGCGTACAGCGCcgagcccccggccctgcccgacCTGCGGGAGGAGCTGCCCGAGGCCCACCCAGCCAAAACCCCTGCCGCCTTCCCCAGCTCCTACTACGTTAAAAGCTACGTGGAAATGGACTCGGCCAAGGACGCCAAGGCAGACAAGAAAG AACTATGTTCCCTGCACAAGagcctggagcaggagaagagagacCTGGAAGATCCCGAGCGCCCCagacagaggaaaaggaggaaacctCGCGTCCTCTTTTCTCAAGCCCAAGTCTACGAACTGGAGAGAAGGTTCAAGCAACAGAAATACCTCTCGGCTCCCGAGAGAGACCATCTAGCGAACGTCCTAAAGCTCACCTCCACCCAGGTGAAAATTTGGTTCCAGAATCGAAGGTATAAATGCAAAAGGCAGAGACAGGATCAGACCCTCGAAATGGTGGGCATCCCTCCCCCCCGGCGGATAGCGGTGCCGGTGCTGGTGCGCGATGGGAAGCCTTGCCTGGGGGAGTCTTCTCCCTACAGTTCACCGTACAATGTCAGCATTAACCCCTATAGCTACAACGCCTACCCCGCGTACACTAATTACAACAGCCCTGCCTGCAACGCCAACTACAACTGCAACTACCCCTCCATGCAGACCATGCAGCCCTCGGCGGCCGGTAATAACTTCATGAACTTCAGCGTAGGGGACTTGAATTCGGTGCAGACGCCCATCCCGCAGGGGAACGCGGGGATCTCCACGTTGCACGGGATCCGAGCCTGGTAG